One window from the genome of Pedococcus badiiscoriae encodes:
- the dpdJ gene encoding protein DpdJ, whose amino-acid sequence MNPDLLTRVLDRLESLEDPLLCWGVVDGGFSTGELRQIVDGELASSHEWNLGADEVIEEMTTRALLVYDSSLSPARWRTRNGETIRLVARLRQCFLHQNWQSGINLISDFRYTRRPRFYPKRDHAWDTVLDGVDGATDAHRRVIEVMTQRQGKHDLLGGFQVRATRHILTALQGKTTTATVVGAGTGSGKTNAFYLPALSFLAGITDASAWTRALAVYPRTELLKDQLDTAFAQARRLDNLWIDSVGRSMTIGALYGSTPTNAKNVRSSYRGWGKRVQGMASPQMRCPGDGYSPCGGELIWPNQDIDSGVERLVCSNCQRAFGQDHVVLTRQRMQSSPPDLLFVTTEMLNRGLSDLNLSRPLGIDAPVGRKPRMMLLDEIHTYDGTSGAQAAMVLRRWHHSVQAPITFVGLSATLSNPIRHMADLTGVADEQVTSITPEPEELEYEGAEYLLALRSDPTSGASVLSTTIQTSMLLPRAQDEPASRVSAGVYGTKAFVFTDDLDVTNRLFSYLLDAEGQRYSFGKPKSIKPPLASLRASGSGDLTRQRRAGQLWDLPRAIGHKFATIGEGLRVSRTTSQDSGVMADSQLIVATASLEVGFDDPDVGVVIQHKAPRGVAAFLQRRGRAGRKRTMRPYTAVVLSDYGRDRATYEAWDSLFDPVLPDLVLPIRNRAVLRMQATIAMIDWLMSQLRQQDVPKTTIAWTALGQQPTDSFAKPGRVTQLKAVEILTAALRDPDRQRSLHTWIQKALGLTDSEANEVLWHPPRPLLLAAVPTLRRRLLHNWAVAGPNSVDEFSDLMGGNPLPDFFPMNLFSELALPETYVSIPSQTDRESERELQPMGLGQMLREYAPGRVSRRFATRNLDHRHWIPVPIGVADPVLELTTILPRFGIEEPCTIEVEGTPMLTAVVRPDQVLVDLPPETVKDSSNATMQWRSQFAETGPGLMIRLPTADPVGRLIKDARFFLHAQNAHLNVHRAAVSADATLSLTDGTEQRVRSRFSLHGQPAAMGSTFDVDGLRIQVALPSDVCVSEDLLPGLRSAWFKHVLLNDNALLVLLNRFRIDWLHQCLEAMLLTTAVRDELTLAQAYAVVHDSFDDRLAETLDAMFRSSGVSDSESATLSNLGARLKEALKNPAIVARLDALAPQYWAPEPTAFNQWVRARTLSTIGHAALAAARQICPEHDPESVIVDIEPGYDSENRPRTGEIWLTESSIGGGGFIEALAARVRPDPRRLLRLIMRATQPSSYELVDSHLQRVIDLTTTDATWAGLVNDFRSAPDQQTRVDMLGSIRSALRESGIYGAEQAVVSSLSSRVLRPGSTPATDACVATVTTEWKAEERRLGVEIPPRTWAYLVRERSELDAGLVLAGGGTSRQRMDAVQSLLWPRGWQLRAEQLSAWNPFAENLPPAPEVLRSIASQGEPPLPLTDGFEARARKLLAERGSAQVLATPEQAHDLANLLVSLSTEPIVTEYLNVYPGVVEVDHRANGDVVVTLELAEVSA is encoded by the coding sequence ATGAACCCCGACCTCCTCACCAGGGTCCTCGACCGACTGGAGTCGCTCGAGGACCCGCTCCTGTGTTGGGGCGTAGTGGATGGTGGTTTCAGCACCGGCGAACTACGCCAGATCGTGGACGGAGAACTCGCGAGCAGCCACGAGTGGAACCTGGGCGCCGACGAAGTCATCGAGGAGATGACTACGCGCGCGTTGCTCGTTTACGACTCAAGCCTCTCGCCAGCCAGATGGCGGACTCGCAACGGCGAGACTATCCGCCTCGTCGCCCGACTCCGGCAGTGCTTTCTCCATCAGAACTGGCAATCCGGCATCAACCTGATCTCGGACTTCCGATATACGCGCAGGCCTCGCTTCTACCCCAAGCGTGACCACGCTTGGGACACTGTGCTGGACGGTGTCGACGGCGCAACTGACGCACACCGCAGGGTCATCGAGGTAATGACACAGCGCCAGGGCAAGCACGACCTCTTGGGTGGCTTCCAAGTCCGCGCTACCCGCCACATTCTGACTGCGCTGCAGGGTAAAACCACCACGGCGACGGTGGTGGGTGCTGGCACCGGAAGCGGGAAGACCAACGCCTTCTACCTCCCCGCCCTCAGCTTTCTGGCCGGCATCACCGACGCATCGGCATGGACTCGAGCGCTGGCGGTCTATCCCCGGACGGAACTCCTCAAAGATCAACTGGACACAGCATTCGCTCAGGCGCGCCGGCTCGACAACCTTTGGATCGACTCTGTCGGGCGATCGATGACGATCGGGGCTCTCTACGGCAGCACACCCACCAACGCGAAAAACGTGCGATCTTCGTACCGAGGCTGGGGAAAGCGCGTCCAAGGCATGGCCTCACCCCAGATGCGTTGCCCTGGAGACGGGTACTCGCCGTGTGGGGGCGAGCTAATCTGGCCGAACCAAGACATCGACAGTGGAGTCGAGCGCCTGGTGTGCAGCAACTGCCAGCGCGCATTCGGCCAAGACCACGTCGTGCTCACACGTCAGAGGATGCAGAGTTCTCCACCCGATCTCCTGTTTGTGACGACGGAGATGCTCAACCGTGGCCTTTCCGACCTGAACCTGTCGCGACCCCTTGGAATCGATGCACCTGTGGGCCGGAAGCCTCGCATGATGCTTCTCGATGAAATTCACACCTACGACGGCACGTCGGGCGCACAGGCTGCGATGGTGCTCCGACGTTGGCACCACAGTGTCCAGGCACCCATCACATTCGTCGGTTTGTCGGCGACGCTGTCCAATCCCATCCGGCACATGGCTGATCTGACAGGTGTCGCCGATGAGCAGGTCACGAGTATCACCCCAGAGCCCGAGGAGTTGGAGTACGAGGGCGCGGAGTACCTATTAGCGCTCCGGAGCGATCCCACCAGTGGCGCTTCGGTACTTTCCACGACCATCCAGACCTCCATGTTGCTCCCCCGCGCTCAGGATGAACCAGCCAGTCGAGTCTCCGCTGGCGTATACGGAACGAAGGCCTTCGTCTTCACCGACGACCTGGATGTCACCAATCGATTGTTCTCCTATCTCCTGGATGCCGAGGGGCAGCGCTACTCGTTCGGGAAGCCAAAGTCCATCAAGCCCCCCCTCGCCTCATTGCGCGCCAGTGGTAGTGGCGATCTGACGCGGCAGCGTCGAGCCGGTCAACTCTGGGACCTGCCAAGAGCGATCGGGCACAAGTTCGCCACCATCGGGGAGGGGCTCCGTGTGAGCAGGACAACCTCTCAGGACTCTGGCGTCATGGCCGACAGTCAACTGATCGTCGCCACAGCTTCTCTCGAGGTTGGTTTCGATGACCCGGACGTCGGGGTGGTCATTCAGCACAAGGCTCCGCGAGGTGTGGCGGCATTCCTCCAGCGCAGGGGGCGAGCAGGTCGGAAGCGCACTATGCGTCCCTACACCGCAGTGGTGCTGTCCGACTACGGTCGCGACCGAGCAACGTACGAGGCCTGGGACAGTCTCTTCGACCCGGTGTTGCCAGATCTGGTGCTCCCGATCCGCAACCGCGCGGTCCTGCGGATGCAGGCCACGATCGCGATGATCGACTGGCTTATGAGCCAACTGCGCCAACAAGACGTCCCGAAGACGACCATCGCTTGGACCGCCCTGGGTCAGCAGCCAACCGACAGTTTTGCCAAACCCGGCCGCGTGACCCAACTCAAGGCCGTCGAGATTCTCACCGCCGCACTCCGCGACCCAGACCGTCAGCGAAGCCTGCACACATGGATCCAGAAGGCGCTCGGCCTGACCGACTCCGAGGCCAACGAGGTCCTCTGGCATCCGCCCCGACCGCTACTGCTGGCAGCTGTCCCTACGCTTCGTCGCCGTCTTCTACACAACTGGGCGGTCGCAGGCCCGAACTCAGTCGACGAGTTCAGCGATCTCATGGGCGGCAACCCTCTGCCTGACTTCTTCCCAATGAACCTGTTCAGCGAGCTCGCCCTCCCCGAGACGTATGTCAGCATTCCGTCGCAGACTGACCGGGAGAGCGAACGCGAACTCCAGCCGATGGGGCTCGGGCAGATGCTGCGCGAATACGCGCCGGGTCGCGTCTCACGGCGTTTCGCGACCCGGAACCTTGATCACCGGCATTGGATCCCGGTGCCCATTGGAGTCGCCGACCCGGTGCTTGAGTTGACCACGATTCTGCCGAGGTTCGGAATCGAGGAACCGTGCACTATTGAAGTCGAGGGCACCCCGATGCTCACCGCGGTCGTGCGCCCCGATCAGGTTCTCGTCGACCTTCCCCCCGAAACGGTCAAGGATTCGTCCAACGCGACGATGCAGTGGCGTTCACAGTTCGCGGAGACCGGACCCGGGTTGATGATCCGCCTGCCGACGGCGGATCCCGTCGGCCGTCTCATCAAGGACGCCCGATTCTTCCTCCACGCGCAGAACGCTCATCTGAACGTCCACCGGGCCGCGGTGAGTGCAGACGCGACACTCAGTCTCACTGACGGCACCGAACAACGCGTCAGGTCCCGGTTCTCCCTGCATGGCCAGCCTGCGGCGATGGGTTCGACTTTCGATGTAGACGGGCTGCGAATTCAAGTCGCACTCCCAAGTGACGTCTGCGTATCGGAGGATCTCCTGCCGGGGCTGCGGAGCGCTTGGTTCAAACACGTCCTCCTCAACGACAATGCGCTTCTGGTATTGCTCAACCGCTTCCGCATCGACTGGCTGCACCAGTGCCTGGAGGCGATGCTCCTCACCACCGCAGTCCGCGACGAGCTGACGCTCGCGCAGGCCTACGCCGTTGTGCATGACTCATTCGACGACAGGCTCGCGGAGACTCTGGACGCGATGTTCCGGAGCTCCGGCGTGAGCGACTCAGAGTCGGCCACCCTGTCGAACCTGGGGGCCCGGCTCAAGGAGGCGCTGAAGAACCCAGCGATAGTGGCTCGCCTCGATGCGTTGGCGCCGCAGTACTGGGCGCCCGAGCCGACAGCCTTCAACCAGTGGGTTCGGGCGCGCACGCTGTCCACGATTGGTCACGCGGCTCTCGCCGCGGCTCGACAGATCTGCCCCGAGCACGACCCAGAGAGCGTCATCGTCGACATCGAGCCAGGTTATGACTCCGAGAACCGGCCGAGGACTGGCGAGATCTGGCTGACCGAATCATCGATCGGCGGCGGCGGCTTCATAGAAGCCCTCGCGGCTCGAGTTCGCCCTGACCCGCGGCGATTGCTTCGGCTCATCATGCGCGCCACCCAACCCAGCAGTTACGAACTCGTCGACAGCCATCTTCAGCGCGTAATTGATCTGACAACGACGGACGCGACCTGGGCCGGCTTGGTCAACGATTTTCGCTCGGCCCCCGACCAGCAAACGCGCGTCGACATGCTGGGAAGTATTCGAAGTGCCCTTCGAGAATCTGGGATATATGGCGCCGAACAGGCGGTCGTGTCGTCGCTCTCCAGCCGGGTACTTCGGCCAGGCTCGACGCCTGCTACCGATGCGTGCGTGGCGACCGTGACAACCGAGTGGAAGGCAGAGGAGCGCCGGCTCGGCGTTGAGATCCCTCCGCGTACCTGGGCCTATCTCGTGCGTGAGCGATCCGAACTCGATGCGGGCCTGGTGCTTGCTGGTGGAGGGACCTCCCGCCAGCGCATGGATGCCGTGCAAAGTCTGCTCTGGCCGCGAGGCTGGCAACTCCGAGCCGAACAACTGAGCGCATGGAATCCCTTCGCCGAGAATCTGCCGCCCGCTCCCGAGGTGTTGCGCTCGATCGCGTCGCAAGGTGAACCGCCACTTCCGCTAACCGACGGTTTTGAAGCCCGAGCCCGGAAGCTTCTGGCCGAGAGGGGCTCGGCGCAGGTGCTCGCGACACCGGAACAGGCACATGACTTGGCGAACCTGCTCGTTAGCCTGAGTACGGAACCGATAGTGACCGAGTACCTCAACGTGTACCCCGGCGTGGTGGAAGTCGACCACCGCGCAAACGGCGACGTGGTTGTCACCCTGGAACTCGCTGAGGTATCAGCATGA
- the dpdG gene encoding protein DpdG, translated as MAVLNPPRTLPGLGRAIVNHLLDARRSSTEDDLVAAFKPEGLNAGAEASGGLKNTISSLRAIDVLDTNPDGTLQLGTHVPVPNSPFNASQFRRVLQARVFDLSRDGDVWATRPGDGHTSGARDLNRAVTWVMAQDALGQPLSWTENLQSLQPEQFGTSDQESWAIVNDTRWVAASRWILALGLATPSVMKDRSGVVPLPVAAVDDALRRVPEERIGIHDLLARIGQALPALHGGSMRAGLVSLLGNDPDPGIAADCADSSVGQALRILEERGRVKFETLPDAHGIRLSRFDATRQTHAIVRAGGKK; from the coding sequence ATGGCAGTACTCAACCCGCCACGAACTCTGCCGGGTCTCGGTCGGGCCATCGTGAATCACCTCCTCGACGCACGTCGTTCCTCCACCGAGGATGACCTCGTTGCCGCGTTCAAGCCGGAGGGCCTGAACGCCGGCGCGGAAGCCTCGGGCGGCCTGAAGAACACGATCTCCTCCCTGCGGGCCATCGATGTGCTCGACACCAACCCCGACGGCACCTTGCAACTTGGCACCCATGTCCCGGTCCCGAACTCTCCGTTCAATGCTTCCCAGTTTCGGCGTGTGCTACAAGCAAGGGTCTTCGACCTAAGTCGCGATGGCGACGTCTGGGCAACCCGACCCGGCGACGGTCACACGAGTGGCGCTCGAGACCTGAACCGGGCCGTGACCTGGGTGATGGCGCAAGATGCTCTGGGCCAGCCCCTCTCATGGACGGAGAACCTGCAAAGTCTGCAGCCCGAGCAATTCGGCACGAGCGATCAAGAGTCGTGGGCCATCGTCAATGACACCCGTTGGGTGGCTGCGTCGCGGTGGATCCTGGCTCTCGGACTCGCGACACCGTCCGTGATGAAGGACCGGTCCGGCGTCGTTCCCCTTCCAGTAGCAGCGGTCGATGACGCCCTCCGTCGTGTGCCGGAGGAGCGAATCGGAATCCATGATCTCTTAGCCCGAATCGGGCAAGCCCTACCCGCCCTTCACGGCGGGTCGATGCGGGCCGGTCTCGTGTCGCTCCTCGGCAATGACCCGGACCCCGGCATCGCTGCGGACTGCGCAGACAGCTCCGTCGGGCAGGCGTTGCGTATCCTCGAGGAGCGAGGGCGGGTGAAGTTCGAAACGCTGCCGGATGCGCACGGCATCCGCCTGTCCCGGTTCGATGCCACGCGCCAAACCCACGCCATCGTGAGGGCCGGAGGTAAGAAGTGA
- the dpdH gene encoding protein DpdH has product MTWRGTLSATCWSANEASAIIPVEAESTSDGVFLSTHSTIPITQRDQVDSAQGGAVVDEYALLRAVQEQPSDLPIIPILGKSGTGKSHLVRWLRTHLETKDSTRLIFVPKHRMSLRGTLELILEHATGDRADELRAKVATAVDGAADEKTAQLKLRNALAVNIETRGNRSDGSAEEIELRAYLASAGGLPALFGDDVFRSRLLDQNGPIARLVREKLSGKGDEDKEDAFGFTADDLNLSVDDVNRAGQAAREVAGALTSEPNFRELAARMINEQLGPSVSEVFGIGGDDLKQILTDVRVEMDKQGLELLVLIEDFSIFQGIQGGLIDAMTIISTKTQKLCPMRVVMAVTTGYFVNQMPETVYTRTYRVFDLDLPDGIDAMFKPVGFASRYLNAVRVGAAELDAAYARGDELPNACEQCPVNAACHASFGEADGYGLFPFNAVALDRAIKSQSADGSFVARDVLTRVLRPVLHRDQAEIDNGRFPSDGFASEFRTGAEDRLANIEDQVKLQAPGDDELTRRRVRLVRFWGAGSGAENLSPTIHAAFNVAPVDGLAEAGTDPRGPKPGPTPAPGLAPAPTSTAQRFAVEPTLVKAVDRWLATQEILQRDRNDLRNIVFNAVRARLGFDDGFGGDSLWGNDKALAPGFEATSVEFNQAKLTTAVLPMDQSNTDDMRALRALAWAHHKGSWAEVPDGEELQRLAETRVDDWVSKVGAALLPPERVEDDFELARVVETLLGIARALGVADAFKSDAASKVRALFAPAPARPDPEPRAGLRALHAFLVDGAGTGSYITRVSRGQLQQRLLRHASYSQGAGKPLALDLNKVIKVVRAGATGVSWPESTPELIKTSVGTIEARLGSIDALREEALKTLPDLSDLGGDLTDVAAELLALVNERATAGALPGGINPADLQATAKAVKPGDQRKVETVFAELNRWDRLTTEERQQLLNGDWDEPARRVSAWLRLATRAVQLLENSLGNGAASDVQREYAEARERLADGLTVMADAIAGAALAFEPEETA; this is encoded by the coding sequence GTGACTTGGCGCGGCACGCTCTCGGCAACTTGCTGGAGCGCGAATGAGGCTTCGGCCATCATTCCCGTCGAGGCGGAAAGCACCTCCGACGGTGTATTTCTGTCTACCCACAGCACCATCCCGATCACACAACGCGACCAGGTCGACAGCGCCCAAGGCGGCGCGGTCGTCGATGAGTACGCATTGCTCCGGGCCGTCCAAGAGCAGCCGTCCGACCTGCCGATCATTCCCATCCTGGGCAAGTCCGGTACAGGCAAGTCCCACCTGGTGCGATGGCTTCGCACTCACCTGGAGACCAAGGACTCCACTCGCCTGATCTTCGTTCCGAAGCACCGGATGTCGCTGCGCGGGACCCTCGAACTGATCCTCGAGCACGCGACCGGCGATCGGGCCGATGAACTCCGGGCCAAAGTGGCAACCGCCGTGGACGGTGCCGCCGACGAGAAGACAGCACAGTTGAAACTGCGCAACGCACTGGCGGTGAACATCGAGACCCGCGGGAATCGATCCGACGGTTCTGCGGAGGAGATCGAACTCCGCGCTTACCTGGCTTCGGCCGGGGGCCTTCCTGCGCTGTTTGGAGACGATGTCTTTCGCAGTCGACTCCTCGACCAGAACGGCCCCATCGCCCGCCTTGTGCGCGAGAAGTTGTCCGGCAAGGGCGACGAGGACAAGGAGGACGCGTTCGGCTTTACCGCCGACGACCTGAACCTCTCAGTGGATGACGTAAACAGGGCCGGGCAGGCCGCCCGTGAGGTCGCCGGCGCCCTAACCAGTGAACCCAACTTCCGCGAACTCGCCGCCCGGATGATCAACGAACAACTCGGTCCATCGGTGAGCGAGGTCTTTGGCATAGGCGGGGACGACCTCAAGCAGATCCTGACCGACGTCCGAGTTGAGATGGATAAGCAGGGGCTCGAACTGCTGGTGCTCATCGAAGACTTCTCGATCTTCCAGGGCATCCAGGGGGGCTTGATCGACGCCATGACCATCATTTCGACCAAAACGCAGAAGCTCTGCCCGATGCGCGTCGTCATGGCGGTGACGACCGGCTACTTCGTCAATCAGATGCCGGAGACGGTCTACACCCGTACTTACCGCGTCTTCGACCTCGATCTCCCTGACGGGATCGATGCCATGTTCAAGCCGGTTGGGTTCGCCAGCCGTTACCTCAATGCTGTGCGGGTCGGAGCGGCGGAACTGGACGCTGCCTACGCGCGCGGTGACGAGTTGCCTAACGCCTGCGAACAGTGCCCGGTAAACGCCGCCTGCCATGCTTCCTTCGGTGAGGCCGACGGCTATGGACTCTTCCCATTCAACGCGGTCGCTCTCGACCGCGCCATCAAGAGCCAGTCCGCAGACGGCAGTTTCGTAGCTCGCGATGTGCTCACCCGTGTCCTTCGCCCCGTCCTGCATCGCGATCAGGCTGAGATCGACAACGGACGGTTCCCCAGCGACGGCTTCGCGAGCGAGTTCAGAACCGGCGCCGAGGACCGCCTCGCCAATATCGAGGATCAGGTGAAACTGCAGGCGCCTGGAGACGATGAACTAACCCGGCGACGTGTCCGACTCGTGAGGTTCTGGGGTGCTGGCTCGGGGGCAGAGAACCTCTCTCCGACTATCCATGCCGCGTTCAATGTCGCACCGGTCGACGGCCTGGCCGAGGCGGGGACCGATCCCCGAGGACCGAAGCCTGGCCCCACCCCGGCGCCAGGTCTCGCCCCTGCGCCGACGTCGACGGCGCAACGCTTTGCCGTGGAACCGACGCTTGTGAAGGCGGTAGATCGCTGGCTAGCCACCCAGGAGATTCTCCAGAGGGATCGCAACGATCTTCGAAATATCGTCTTCAACGCCGTCCGCGCTCGACTCGGCTTCGACGACGGTTTCGGCGGTGACAGTCTCTGGGGCAACGACAAGGCGCTCGCTCCGGGGTTTGAGGCGACCTCGGTGGAGTTCAACCAGGCGAAACTCACCACGGCTGTCCTGCCGATGGACCAATCGAACACTGACGACATGCGAGCGCTGCGTGCCCTTGCGTGGGCACACCACAAGGGGTCCTGGGCCGAGGTTCCGGACGGCGAGGAGCTGCAGCGGCTCGCGGAGACGAGGGTCGACGACTGGGTGAGCAAGGTCGGCGCGGCATTACTCCCGCCCGAGCGGGTGGAAGACGACTTCGAACTGGCTCGTGTGGTTGAGACCCTCTTAGGCATCGCACGAGCGCTTGGAGTCGCCGACGCCTTCAAGTCGGACGCGGCCAGCAAAGTCCGCGCCTTGTTCGCTCCCGCTCCTGCCCGACCCGACCCCGAGCCGAGGGCCGGCCTTCGAGCGCTGCACGCCTTCCTAGTTGACGGCGCTGGCACCGGCAGCTACATCACCAGGGTCAGCCGGGGCCAACTGCAGCAACGACTGCTGCGACACGCGTCCTACAGTCAGGGTGCCGGCAAGCCTCTCGCGCTCGATCTCAACAAGGTGATCAAGGTGGTCCGAGCCGGCGCAACAGGGGTGTCGTGGCCCGAATCGACCCCCGAGCTCATCAAGACCTCCGTTGGGACCATTGAGGCGCGGCTAGGGTCGATCGATGCCTTGCGCGAGGAGGCACTGAAGACGCTGCCGGATCTGTCGGATCTCGGCGGTGATCTCACCGACGTAGCGGCGGAACTGCTTGCGCTGGTCAACGAGCGCGCCACGGCCGGCGCGTTGCCCGGCGGAATCAACCCCGCTGATCTGCAGGCGACCGCTAAGGCAGTCAAGCCTGGAGATCAGCGCAAAGTAGAGACGGTCTTCGCTGAACTGAACCGATGGGATCGTCTAACCACCGAGGAGCGACAGCAACTTCTGAATGGCGACTGGGACGAGCCTGCCCGTCGAGTCAGTGCCTGGCTGAGGTTGGCAACACGGGCTGTTCAACTTCTGGAGAACAGCCTCGGGAATGGTGCAGCCTCCGATGTGCAACGTGAATACGCTGAGGCTCGCGAGCGGTTGGCCGACGGTCTCACTGTGATGGCAGACGCGATCGCGGGGGCCGCACTCGCGTTCGAGCCAGAGGAGACGGCATGA
- the dpdF gene encoding protein DpdF — MTDQWNLATATLAGTADPRESLQGPYRRLADAWRSDCPGADIASDIAALVGQVLRHRRGVSGRSNQFMILRLDERGVPVEALRRAHLYVTKFGLHEHQVTLGDEWSPDWLLGDPRWIDVACTSPDNFSGPAGVVPTSARPDMAVPVDPAVAAVAGVDAYRSRSQASAVRAAALAEPGGTLHVVLPTGTGKSLVGIAPGLLARKGVTVVVVPTVALALDQERQLRHRFPHQGLPNELAYFGDRPTVEKDAIKTRLLDGTQRVLFSSPEALVTSLAQPLRHLAARGQLSHVVIDEAHLVRTWGLSFRPEFQLVASLISELREVARAQGVTPPRVALLTATLSQQGLLLNDELFAGSGTSLFVGSTFLRTEIRYLFAPPVSNDERIDRVVEALHHLPRPAIVYTSKKESADELAARLEQAGFGRTAVFHGDVGADDRLRILRAWSGDNGPTSVDVVVGTSAFGLGVDQSDVRTVLHACVPASVDRFYQEVGRGGRDGHAALSVWMPSTTDAQEGRNIENSTVLGDRKSWGRWEAMRTRRVAEDLSSRELVVDTSIVPPWLDYPSDSNQLWNRNTLVLLQRAGVLDIVDTALPTLERSADEPEAAWKGRLDAAWSEYVIQATVRIRPGVANVDEDTVLAAIDKVRREIRNSESKSRNRIDRMFRLEECWGSILSEEYVYQEVGLMHAHQVVAPACSGCPAAGHVHEPSYRAARPIVSEASLPQLHLATSSTLEGMANGGRTLVVTYPEGDLRIHLAELVTKAVSHGIRGILASASLAGLPAVGNAGRSAPEGLVAIDPIIAGPPGQFAVPTLVLLDPTDPPRLSWLGGEAGALRIVVLPEGAPDPQYPGQTVKSMRVPHWSLSYFLRSL; from the coding sequence ATGACTGATCAGTGGAACCTCGCGACAGCCACCCTGGCCGGAACTGCAGACCCTCGCGAGAGCCTCCAGGGGCCTTACCGGCGGCTCGCCGATGCCTGGCGCTCTGACTGTCCAGGCGCGGACATCGCGAGCGACATCGCCGCCCTGGTGGGGCAAGTCCTCCGACACCGGCGGGGCGTCTCCGGACGTTCGAACCAGTTCATGATCCTTCGTCTCGATGAGCGGGGCGTTCCGGTTGAGGCCCTCCGCAGAGCGCATCTTTACGTCACAAAGTTCGGCTTGCACGAGCACCAGGTGACGCTGGGAGACGAGTGGTCCCCGGACTGGCTGCTCGGCGACCCCCGATGGATCGACGTGGCCTGCACTAGTCCTGACAACTTCAGCGGTCCCGCGGGAGTCGTGCCCACCTCGGCCCGCCCCGACATGGCAGTGCCAGTTGACCCCGCCGTAGCCGCCGTTGCAGGCGTCGACGCCTACCGCTCCCGTAGCCAGGCGAGCGCCGTCCGTGCGGCCGCTCTCGCAGAGCCGGGCGGCACGCTCCACGTGGTCCTGCCAACGGGGACAGGCAAGTCCCTGGTCGGCATCGCCCCCGGACTCCTGGCCCGAAAAGGAGTGACAGTCGTCGTAGTGCCGACAGTTGCGCTGGCCCTCGACCAGGAGCGTCAACTCCGTCATCGCTTTCCTCATCAGGGGCTCCCGAACGAATTGGCCTACTTCGGTGATCGGCCAACCGTCGAGAAGGACGCAATTAAGACACGTCTGCTCGACGGGACCCAGCGGGTTCTTTTCAGTTCACCTGAAGCGCTCGTCACCAGCCTCGCCCAGCCGCTTAGACACTTGGCTGCCCGGGGACAACTGAGCCATGTCGTGATCGACGAGGCGCACCTAGTTCGCACATGGGGATTGAGTTTTCGCCCGGAGTTCCAGCTCGTCGCCTCCCTGATCTCCGAACTGCGAGAGGTCGCCCGAGCGCAAGGGGTCACCCCACCCCGGGTCGCTCTGCTGACTGCGACGTTGTCGCAGCAGGGCCTGCTGCTGAATGACGAACTGTTCGCCGGATCCGGCACATCGCTGTTCGTTGGCTCGACCTTTCTGCGCACAGAGATCCGATATCTGTTTGCGCCGCCGGTCTCCAACGATGAACGGATCGACCGAGTCGTCGAAGCGTTGCACCACCTCCCGCGGCCGGCCATCGTCTACACGTCGAAGAAGGAATCAGCCGACGAACTCGCTGCCCGACTCGAGCAGGCAGGCTTCGGCAGGACGGCGGTCTTTCATGGTGATGTCGGGGCGGACGACAGGTTGCGCATCCTCCGAGCCTGGTCTGGCGACAACGGCCCAACGTCTGTCGACGTCGTCGTTGGGACCAGCGCGTTCGGGCTGGGCGTCGACCAAAGCGATGTCCGTACGGTCCTACATGCGTGTGTACCCGCCTCCGTCGACCGCTTCTACCAAGAAGTAGGGCGCGGTGGCCGCGATGGCCACGCCGCCCTATCGGTCTGGATGCCCAGCACCACGGATGCCCAAGAGGGGCGCAACATTGAGAACTCCACCGTCCTGGGCGACAGAAAGAGTTGGGGGCGCTGGGAGGCAATGCGAACCAGACGGGTCGCGGAGGACTTGTCCAGCCGGGAACTAGTCGTGGACACGAGCATCGTTCCTCCCTGGCTCGACTACCCGTCAGACAGCAACCAACTCTGGAACCGCAATACCCTGGTCCTGTTGCAGCGCGCCGGAGTCCTGGACATCGTCGATACGGCCCTACCGACTCTGGAGCGTTCTGCCGACGAGCCCGAGGCTGCCTGGAAGGGCCGCCTCGACGCCGCGTGGTCCGAATATGTCATACAAGCCACCGTGCGAATCCGCCCAGGAGTGGCCAACGTCGACGAGGATACGGTCCTCGCTGCGATCGACAAGGTGCGTAGGGAGATCCGCAATTCGGAGTCGAAGTCCCGGAACCGCATCGACCGCATGTTCCGACTTGAGGAATGCTGGGGCTCAATCCTGAGCGAGGAGTATGTCTATCAAGAAGTGGGCCTGATGCATGCTCACCAGGTGGTCGCCCCCGCCTGCTCGGGATGCCCCGCCGCCGGCCACGTTCATGAACCGTCATATCGCGCTGCGCGACCCATCGTGTCTGAGGCATCTCTACCCCAACTGCATCTAGCCACGAGTTCAACCCTGGAGGGGATGGCGAATGGCGGTCGGACCTTGGTAGTGACCTATCCCGAGGGAGATCTCCGGATCCATCTCGCCGAACTCGTCACCAAAGCCGTGTCTCACGGGATCCGAGGCATCCTTGCGTCTGCCAGCTTGGCCGGCTTGCCTGCTGTAGGCAATGCCGGCCGCTCGGCACCCGAGGGACTTGTCGCCATCGATCCGATCATTGCGGGGCCCCCCGGACAGTTCGCTGTCCCTACGCTTGTTCTACTGGACCCCACTGATCCACCGCGGCTGAGTTGGCTCGGCGGTGAGGCCGGAGCACTCCGAATCGTCGTGCTACCCGAGGGGGCCCCGGATCCGCAGTATCCGGGCCAGACCGTCAAGAGCATGCGCGTCCCACACTGGTCGCTTTCGTACTTTCTCAGGAGCTTGTGA